The following proteins come from a genomic window of Mycobacterium sp. DL:
- a CDS encoding TetR family transcriptional regulator produces the protein MPKVSQQHREARREQIIDAMLRCVARDGFHKTTMAAVVAESGLSAGAVYLYFKGKDDLIRAIAELVAGEGLSVVLDRAAAEVPPPHEVLAAVLERVVALGEERGVELHRVALQAWAEAARDPEIMAIYRREGSRGRAAWATYVEAATAAGHLPSDADPARTAHLLIGLIPGFMVQRLFFEDLTPASYAAGLADLMGHQAPTL, from the coding sequence GTGCCGAAGGTGAGTCAGCAGCATCGGGAGGCCCGCCGGGAGCAGATCATCGACGCGATGCTGCGTTGTGTCGCTCGCGACGGCTTCCACAAGACGACCATGGCGGCCGTGGTCGCGGAGTCCGGCCTGTCAGCGGGCGCGGTGTACCTCTACTTCAAGGGCAAAGACGACCTGATCCGGGCGATCGCCGAGCTCGTGGCCGGCGAGGGACTGTCAGTCGTGTTGGACCGTGCCGCCGCCGAGGTCCCGCCGCCACACGAGGTGCTCGCCGCTGTGCTGGAGCGGGTCGTCGCGTTGGGCGAGGAGCGCGGGGTCGAACTACATCGAGTGGCGCTGCAGGCCTGGGCTGAGGCGGCTCGGGATCCCGAGATCATGGCGATCTACCGGCGGGAGGGCAGCCGCGGCCGTGCGGCGTGGGCCACCTATGTCGAGGCCGCGACCGCCGCTGGGCACCTGCCGAGCGACGCTGATCCGGCGCGGACGGCTCACCTATTGATCGGACTGATCCCTGGCTTCATGGTGCAGCGGCTGTTTTTCGAGGATCTCACCCCCGCGTCCTACGCTGCGGGCCTCGCCGACCTGATGGGCCATCAAGCCCCGACACTGTGA